A genomic region of Candidatus Dependentiae bacterium contains the following coding sequences:
- a CDS encoding DUF378 domain-containing protein, producing MMKCCSWLAYLLSGVGAINWGLKAFFGLDIVESLAKAVPSVPYLDKIIYGLIAVSGILTILTLFAGSCHCTSCK from the coding sequence ATGATGAAGTGTTGTTCATGGCTTGCATATTTGTTGAGTGGAGTTGGTGCTATCAATTGGGGATTAAAGGCATTTTTCGGATTAGATATTGTTGAAAGCTTAGCTAAAGCTGTTCCATCAGTTCCTTATTTAGATAAAATTATTTACGGCCTTATAGCTGTAAGTGGAATTCTTACCATTTTGACTTTATTTGCAGGTTCTTGTCATTGCACCTCATGCAAGTAA
- a CDS encoding chromosomal replication initiator protein DnaA → MQLVWNEFLKIIEKEAGNQVVETWFKAVTLEQWNKETNSAFLLMPNPFVQKWIEEHYSELIKMHLSRLLCAKNLTLFLTCKKDEKKLIPASHLQKQILINTNDELFAASSEIKQILNQSLEKTNKSTALQIKPQNSIVKRKKNFNKLNEIHTFDSFVVGPNNALAHAAALAVSQKPGIVYNPLFIYGGTGLGKTHLLHAIGNEAKKLNPSCFVYYETSDNFIYEFVNSIKTDQVRLFREKYQKADILLLDDIQFFSKKEQTQEAFFHIFDSLQQHNKQVVFSSDTAPKDISGLQDRLKSRLQSGLIADIYMPTFETKMAILNKKAAFHSVVLNEEVTKFIASKPASSIRELEGYLIRLSAMSSLTTQAISLELAKQILKEDNIEEKQNVSAETIIKAVAKYYTLSVSDLKSKSRNKKLAFARQIVFYMMKKFTLYSLQSIGEYLGKKDHTTVLHAITKIERLKENDQNVTTKLKAIENLILK, encoded by the coding sequence GTGCAACTAGTTTGGAATGAATTTTTAAAAATCATCGAAAAAGAAGCTGGTAATCAAGTTGTAGAAACTTGGTTTAAGGCGGTTACTTTAGAACAATGGAATAAAGAAACAAATTCGGCATTTCTTCTTATGCCCAATCCCTTTGTGCAAAAATGGATTGAAGAACATTATTCTGAATTAATAAAAATGCATCTAAGTCGTCTTCTATGCGCTAAAAACCTTACCCTATTTTTAACTTGCAAAAAAGATGAAAAAAAACTTATACCTGCATCACACCTACAAAAACAAATCTTAATAAATACTAATGACGAACTTTTTGCAGCTTCATCAGAAATAAAACAAATTTTAAACCAATCACTTGAAAAGACAAACAAGTCAACAGCTCTACAAATCAAACCACAAAATTCAATTGTCAAAAGAAAAAAGAATTTTAATAAATTAAATGAAATTCATACTTTTGATTCATTTGTAGTCGGCCCCAATAATGCATTAGCTCATGCTGCAGCACTTGCCGTCTCGCAAAAACCTGGAATAGTTTATAATCCTCTTTTTATTTACGGAGGCACCGGTCTTGGCAAAACACATTTACTCCATGCGATCGGTAATGAAGCAAAAAAATTAAATCCTTCCTGTTTTGTTTACTATGAAACATCGGACAACTTTATTTATGAATTTGTAAATTCAATAAAAACAGATCAGGTCAGATTATTTAGAGAAAAATATCAAAAAGCAGATATTTTACTGCTTGATGACATTCAATTTTTTTCAAAAAAGGAACAAACACAAGAGGCATTCTTCCACATCTTTGACAGCCTTCAGCAACACAACAAACAAGTCGTTTTTTCAAGCGATACTGCACCAAAAGACATTTCAGGACTTCAAGACAGACTCAAATCTCGGCTTCAAAGTGGATTAATCGCGGACATTTATATGCCAACATTTGAAACTAAAATGGCAATTTTAAATAAAAAGGCAGCTTTTCACTCCGTCGTTCTAAATGAAGAAGTTACAAAATTTATAGCATCCAAACCTGCATCTAGCATTCGCGAACTAGAAGGTTATTTAATAAGACTGTCCGCCATGTCTTCATTGACTACTCAAGCAATTTCACTTGAGCTTGCAAAACAAATTTTAAAAGAAGATAACATTGAAGAAAAACAAAATGTATCCGCGGAAACAATAATAAAAGCCGTAGCAAAATACTACACACTAAGTGTGTCAGATTTGAAATCAAAAAGCAGAAATAAAAAATTAGCATTCGCCAGACAAATCGTTTTTTATATGATGAAAAAATTTACACTCTATTCTTTGCAGTCTATTGGTGAATATTTAGGTAAAAAAGATCATACAACTGTGCTTCATGCAATTACCAAAATAGAAAGATTAAAAGAGAATGATCAAAATGTTACAACAAAGCTGAAAGCTATCGAAAATTTAATTCTTAAATAA
- a CDS encoding 16S rRNA (cytosine(1402)-N(4))-methyltransferase, whose product MQFMENLKETSSKTSNFDNSSTKLLHTPVLVKEVLENLNIKPNGIYVDATFGCGGHTKAILEAEKTCRVIALDWDLSTIEQNGPIFKEIYGDRIQMIWGNFSHLYRLLKKEKIKSVDGILADFGTSQLQINQTDGLSFQKDSPLDMRMSKAHNYYNAKFVVNRYSERDLIKILFEFGEEIHAKKIARTIVKERQNQEIDTTLQLASLIEKVVPINSKNYRIHPATKTFQALRIYVNKELENIELFLPATLHFLNNEGRLACISFHSLEDRIVKNFIKENSAKLLNLTPKPITASDEEIEQNRSSRSAKLRVAQKIIF is encoded by the coding sequence ATGCAATTTATGGAAAATTTAAAAGAAACAAGCTCAAAAACGTCTAATTTCGACAATTCTTCAACAAAACTACTCCACACTCCGGTTTTGGTAAAAGAAGTTTTGGAAAATCTCAATATAAAACCAAATGGTATTTATGTTGATGCAACATTCGGCTGCGGAGGCCATACTAAAGCTATTTTAGAAGCCGAAAAAACATGTCGCGTCATAGCTTTAGACTGGGATCTCTCAACTATTGAACAAAACGGCCCTATTTTTAAAGAAATTTATGGAGATCGTATTCAGATGATATGGGGTAATTTTTCACACCTTTATCGTCTCCTCAAAAAAGAAAAAATTAAATCTGTTGATGGAATTTTAGCGGACTTTGGAACATCTCAACTTCAGATAAATCAAACCGATGGACTGTCTTTTCAAAAAGATTCTCCTCTTGATATGCGAATGTCAAAAGCTCACAATTATTACAATGCTAAATTCGTAGTTAACCGCTACTCTGAGCGAGATTTAATTAAAATACTTTTCGAATTTGGTGAAGAAATTCATGCAAAAAAAATTGCGCGCACTATAGTCAAAGAACGACAAAATCAAGAAATCGATACAACATTGCAACTTGCAAGTTTAATAGAAAAAGTTGTTCCAATAAATTCAAAAAATTATAGAATCCACCCTGCAACAAAAACTTTCCAAGCCCTTCGAATTTATGTAAATAAAGAACTTGAAAATATCGAGTTATTCCTACCTGCAACGCTTCACTTTTTAAACAATGAAGGAAGATTGGCTTGCATTAGTTTTCACTCGCTTGAAGATCGAATTGTGAAAAATTTTATAAAAGAAAACAGCGCAAAATTATTAAACTTAACTCCAAAACCAATAACCGCATCGGATGAGGAAATAGAACAAAATAGATCTTCTCGTTCTGCTAAATTAAGAGTTGCACAAAAAATAATTTTTTAA
- a CDS encoding septation protein SpoVG, which yields MEITEIKVFPAKEGRLKAYATMVFDNCFIIRDLKIIESDKGLFVSMPSRRKKDGSFKDIVHPLNSETRKMIEDKVIEEYKKVAEQG from the coding sequence ATGGAGATTACAGAAATAAAAGTATTCCCTGCTAAAGAAGGTAGACTAAAAGCATACGCAACAATGGTTTTTGATAACTGTTTTATAATTAGAGATCTTAAAATCATTGAAAGCGACAAAGGATTGTTCGTATCGATGCCTTCAAGAAGAAAAAAAGATGGTTCTTTTAAAGACATTGTTCATCCATTAAATTCTGAAACACGAAAAATGATTGAAGACAAGGTAATAGAAGAATATAAAAAGGTAGCAGAGCAAGGATAA